The Rhodoflexus caldus genome includes a window with the following:
- a CDS encoding SDR family oxidoreductase: MQPIAVITGSSRGIGKAIAEQFAAIGFRLILCARNQATLQATADAIGKQYGVQVHTFAADLSQRASVAAFADFINSLQQPIDVLVNNTGVFTPGQIHNEAEGVLEQQIETNLYSAYHLTRALLPAMMTRKDGHIFNICSTASIIPYTNGGSYCISKFALLGMTKVLREEMKPHNVRVTAILPGATLTDSWAGVDLPESRFMPAADIGKAVVGAWQLSRYTVVEELLLRPQLGDI, translated from the coding sequence TTGCAACCCATCGCAGTTATTACAGGCAGCAGCCGAGGCATCGGCAAGGCCATTGCAGAGCAGTTTGCCGCCATTGGCTTTCGGCTGATTCTCTGTGCACGCAATCAGGCTACTTTGCAGGCAACAGCCGATGCTATTGGCAAGCAATATGGTGTACAGGTACATACGTTTGCTGCCGACCTTTCGCAGCGGGCATCGGTGGCAGCTTTTGCCGATTTTATCAACAGCCTGCAACAGCCTATTGATGTATTGGTTAATAATACAGGCGTTTTTACGCCCGGGCAAATCCACAATGAAGCAGAAGGCGTATTGGAGCAGCAAATAGAAACCAACCTTTACAGTGCCTACCATCTTACGCGTGCCCTGTTGCCCGCCATGATGACCCGTAAGGACGGCCATATTTTCAATATTTGCTCCACGGCAAGTATCATTCCTTATACCAACGGCGGCAGCTATTGCATCTCCAAATTTGCGCTGCTGGGCATGACCAAAGTGCTACGCGAAGAAATGAAACCTCACAACGTGCGTGTAACGGCTATTCTGCCGGGGGCAACCCTTACCGACAGTTGGGCAGGTGTGGACTTGCCCGAATCGCGCTTTATGCCTGCCGCAGATATCGGCAAAGCCGTTGTAGGTGCGTGGCAACTTTCCCGCTATACCGTTGTAGAGGAATTGCTGCTCCGTCCGCAGTTGGGCGATATTTAA
- a CDS encoding aminopeptidase P family protein — protein sequence MRYEPIPSDLFIHNRDKFRRHLKPGGLAVFNANDIMPTNADGTMGFKQQSDLFYLCGIDQEETILLIFPDAKEAKHREILFLRETNEHIAIWEGHKLTKEEARQLSGIQTVYWTHQFANIFNGLVFEAEYLYLNTNEHLRNSSEVQTRDDRFIRYCKEKYPLHKYERLQPIMHRLRAVKSVWEVEQIQKAIDITAKGFRRLLGFVRPGVWEYEVEAELIHEFIRNRSNGFAYTPIIASGVNACVLHYIENNRQCHAGDVLLLDVAAQYANYNADLTRVLPVSGKFTQRQKAIYNAVYRVMLEAKAMLVTGNNWIDYHKEVGKVMESELIGLGLLDKHEVARQDPDNPLYKKYFMHGTSHHLGLDVHDYGSRYHVFEPGMVFTCEPGIYIPEEGIGIRLENDILITENGNIDLMAHIPILAEEIEDLMNSR from the coding sequence ATGCGTTACGAACCGATACCCTCCGATTTGTTTATTCATAATCGTGACAAATTCCGTCGCCACCTCAAACCGGGCGGGCTGGCAGTGTTCAATGCCAATGATATTATGCCTACCAATGCCGACGGCACAATGGGCTTTAAGCAACAAAGTGATTTGTTCTACCTCTGCGGTATAGACCAAGAAGAAACCATTTTACTTATCTTCCCCGATGCTAAGGAAGCAAAGCACCGCGAAATTTTGTTTCTGCGCGAAACCAACGAGCACATTGCTATTTGGGAGGGGCATAAACTCACCAAAGAGGAAGCACGCCAACTGTCGGGCATTCAAACCGTTTATTGGACGCACCAATTCGCCAATATTTTCAACGGGTTGGTTTTTGAAGCAGAGTACCTCTACCTGAATACGAACGAACATCTGCGCAACAGCAGCGAAGTTCAAACCCGCGACGACCGTTTTATTCGTTACTGCAAGGAAAAATACCCCTTGCACAAATATGAGCGCTTGCAGCCCATTATGCACCGCCTGCGGGCTGTAAAGTCTGTTTGGGAGGTGGAGCAAATACAAAAGGCCATTGATATTACGGCCAAAGGCTTCCGCCGCCTGCTGGGTTTTGTGCGCCCGGGTGTTTGGGAGTACGAAGTTGAAGCCGAACTTATTCATGAATTTATCCGCAACCGCTCCAATGGTTTTGCCTACACGCCCATTATTGCTTCGGGAGTCAATGCCTGCGTGCTCCACTACATAGAAAACAACCGTCAGTGTCATGCAGGCGATGTGCTACTGCTGGATGTGGCGGCGCAATATGCTAACTACAACGCCGACCTGACACGCGTGCTTCCTGTCAGTGGCAAATTTACCCAGCGCCAGAAAGCTATTTATAATGCGGTTTATCGCGTCATGCTGGAAGCCAAGGCTATGCTCGTTACAGGTAATAACTGGATAGATTACCACAAAGAAGTAGGTAAGGTAATGGAGTCAGAGCTAATTGGGCTTGGACTGTTGGACAAACACGAAGTCGCCAGACAAGACCCGGACAATCCGCTGTACAAAAAGTACTTTATGCACGGCACTTCCCATCATTTGGGACTGGATGTACACGACTACGGCAGCCGCTACCACGTATTTGAGCCGGGTATGGTATTTACCTGTGAGCCGGGCATTTATATCCCCGAAGAAGGCATCGGTATCCGTCTGGAAAACGACATCCTCATCACCGAAAACGGCAATATAGACCTGATGGCACACATTCCGATTTTGGCCGAGGAAATAGAAGACCTGATGAACAGCAGATAA
- a CDS encoding HIT family protein, with translation MPTIFTRIINGEIPCHKIAENEQFIAFLDIRPVAEGHTLVVPKKEIDYIFDHDDQTLADMMVFAKTVAKAIEKAIPCLRVGLAVIGLEVPHTHLHLIPLHQAHIDFRHPIQQSPEQLAATAQKIVAQL, from the coding sequence ATGCCTACCATCTTTACACGCATCATCAACGGTGAAATACCTTGTCATAAAATTGCGGAAAATGAGCAATTTATTGCCTTTCTGGATATCCGCCCCGTAGCGGAAGGGCATACATTGGTTGTGCCTAAGAAAGAGATTGACTATATTTTTGACCACGACGACCAAACCTTGGCAGACATGATGGTTTTTGCCAAAACGGTTGCCAAAGCCATAGAAAAAGCTATCCCTTGCCTGCGCGTAGGTTTAGCTGTCATTGGTTTGGAAGTGCCTCATACCCATTTGCATTTGATTCCGCTGCATCAGGCGCACATTGATTTCCGCCACCCGATACAGCAAAGCCCCGAACAGTTGGCAGCAACTGCGCAAAAAATAGTAGCACAACTATGA
- a CDS encoding AAA family ATPase: MKSDEPDTIKRIVIFGPECSGKTTLARQLAAHFGTSWSPEYTRPYLTYKNDIEHRWQRGFISVYDDVEPMAIGQIAVEDHAVACAANGLVFHDTNLLTNLVYAEYYFGQTPEWLPLMVNNRAYDGYLLMEPNLPWYADGLRDRPMQRNLLLEIFKNALHLHECKYAQISATGEGRLQQALEVLSQWGISPPAKP; the protein is encoded by the coding sequence ATGAAAAGCGATGAGCCGGATACTATTAAGCGCATCGTCATATTCGGGCCGGAATGTAGCGGTAAAACCACACTGGCACGCCAACTGGCAGCCCATTTCGGAACAAGTTGGTCGCCAGAATACACCAGACCGTACCTGACTTATAAAAACGATATTGAACATCGCTGGCAGCGCGGTTTCATCTCTGTGTATGACGATGTAGAGCCCATGGCCATCGGGCAAATAGCCGTTGAAGACCATGCAGTGGCTTGTGCTGCCAATGGGCTGGTTTTTCACGATACCAACCTGCTGACCAATCTGGTGTATGCAGAGTACTATTTCGGGCAAACTCCCGAATGGCTGCCGCTGATGGTAAACAACCGTGCTTACGACGGCTATCTGTTGATGGAGCCTAATTTGCCTTGGTATGCCGATGGCCTCCGTGACCGTCCGATGCAGCGCAATTTATTGCTTGAAATATTCAAAAATGCGCTCCATTTGCACGAATGCAAGTATGCGCAAATCTCCGCAACAGGTGAAGGCCGCCTGCAACAGGCACTCGAGGTACTTAGCCAATGGGGTATCAGCCCGCCAGCAAAGCCCTGA
- a CDS encoding glycosyltransferase: MPRKVLIASLLKPVDDVRGFERFALSLAPDFEVFMVGAPSLSPLPKIPNIHFLPYDFFPRRFMQRLRASLIFYRQLRQIKPDVLIVQSPDLLPFAVFYSLFRNCRLIYDVRENYRLNILHQGYYRGLTKHVLAAAVRTVETVSSLRINRYWLAEQSYAAELPFVRHNYDFVPNKFAPLHPPSSKLKPDGFSKPVRFIKGNKLLPEGRLRLIYTGTVSRAYGTHLAIELAKKMHRVNHKISLLVIGSCSDATYRQELEKMIADCPFIEWQVSTQPLNHQLIIDALPHADLAVISYLPNRSTERCMPTKIYEYMAFRLPFLMPANPLWESVAHPYNAALVVDFQRVDAEILLQRIRQTSFYSPEPPDDVWQFNREQFRALLAG, from the coding sequence ATGCCCCGTAAAGTACTGATAGCCTCTTTACTGAAACCCGTGGACGATGTGCGTGGTTTCGAGCGGTTTGCGCTTTCATTAGCTCCTGATTTTGAGGTATTTATGGTTGGTGCGCCCAGCCTTTCCCCTTTGCCGAAAATACCTAATATTCATTTTTTGCCGTATGATTTTTTTCCGCGCCGTTTCATGCAGCGCTTGCGGGCATCACTTATTTTTTACAGGCAATTGCGGCAAATCAAACCCGATGTACTGATTGTACAAAGCCCTGATTTACTGCCTTTTGCGGTCTTCTACTCCCTGTTTCGCAACTGCCGCCTGATTTATGACGTGCGGGAGAACTATCGCCTTAATATTCTGCATCAGGGGTACTACCGGGGGCTGACCAAACACGTGCTTGCGGCAGCCGTCCGAACGGTTGAAACGGTGAGCAGTTTACGCATCAATCGCTATTGGCTGGCTGAGCAAAGCTATGCCGCCGAGTTACCTTTTGTGCGGCATAACTACGACTTTGTGCCCAATAAATTTGCGCCTCTTCATCCGCCTTCAAGCAAATTAAAACCTGACGGGTTTTCAAAACCCGTCAGGTTTATCAAAGGAAACAAGCTATTACCAGAAGGCAGGCTTCGCCTGATTTACACAGGCACGGTTTCACGGGCGTATGGCACACATTTGGCCATTGAACTGGCTAAAAAAATGCATCGGGTCAATCACAAAATTTCCCTGTTGGTCATCGGCTCATGCAGCGACGCAACCTATCGGCAGGAACTGGAAAAAATGATAGCAGACTGCCCTTTTATTGAATGGCAGGTAAGTACTCAACCGCTTAACCATCAATTGATTATAGATGCGCTTCCCCATGCCGATTTGGCCGTTATAAGTTATCTACCCAATCGCAGCACCGAACGCTGTATGCCAACGAAGATATACGAATACATGGCCTTCCGCTTGCCGTTTCTGATGCCTGCCAATCCCTTGTGGGAATCGGTAGCTCATCCGTACAATGCGGCCTTAGTTGTTGATTTTCAGCGAGTAGATGCGGAAATATTACTGCAACGCATTCGGCAGACATCGTTTTACAGCCCCGAACCGCCCGACGATGTTTGGCAATTCAATCGGGAGCAATTCAGGGCTTTGCTGGCGGGCTGA
- the ald gene encoding alanine dehydrogenase: MIIGVPKEIKNNENRVALTPAGTAELTERGHQVYVQSTAGIGSGFEDEEYVAAGAKILPTIEEVYGIAEMIVKVKEPIEAEYNLIRKDQLLFTYFHFASSEELTHAMIRSGAVCCAYETVEKADRSLPLLIPMSEVAGRMSIQQGAKYLEKPIKGRGILLGGIPGVKPAKVLILGGGIVGTQAAKMAAGLGAHVTIMDVSLPRLRALDDIMPANVNTMMSSRYNIMQELPHTDLIIGAVLIPGAKAPKLITRDMLKLMRPGTVMVDVAVDQGGCFETTRATTHENPTYIIDDVVHYCVANMPGAVPYTSTLGLTNATLPYVTQLADKGWKKACLDNRELMLGLNVVQGKVVYKNVADDWGLPYHDVATVLN; the protein is encoded by the coding sequence ATGATTATTGGTGTCCCAAAAGAAATCAAAAATAACGAAAACCGTGTAGCTCTTACGCCCGCAGGTACGGCAGAACTGACCGAACGCGGCCATCAGGTGTACGTACAAAGCACTGCCGGCATAGGCAGCGGTTTTGAAGATGAAGAATACGTAGCGGCAGGTGCCAAAATTTTGCCAACCATTGAGGAAGTGTACGGCATTGCCGAAATGATTGTAAAGGTAAAAGAACCGATTGAAGCCGAATACAACCTGATTCGCAAAGACCAGTTGCTGTTTACATATTTTCACTTTGCCTCTTCCGAAGAACTGACCCATGCCATGATTCGCAGCGGTGCGGTTTGCTGCGCCTACGAAACCGTTGAAAAAGCCGACCGCAGTTTGCCATTGCTCATTCCTATGTCGGAAGTTGCCGGACGCATGTCTATTCAGCAAGGTGCGAAATACCTCGAGAAGCCGATTAAAGGACGCGGCATTTTGTTGGGCGGCATCCCCGGCGTAAAACCTGCCAAAGTGTTGATTCTGGGCGGTGGCATTGTAGGTACACAGGCGGCTAAGATGGCGGCCGGTTTGGGCGCACATGTTACCATTATGGACGTAAGCCTGCCTCGCCTGCGTGCTTTGGACGATATTATGCCTGCCAACGTAAACACGATGATGTCGAGCCGTTACAACATCATGCAGGAACTGCCTCACACCGACCTGATTATTGGTGCGGTACTGATTCCGGGGGCAAAAGCTCCAAAACTCATCACGCGCGACATGCTGAAACTGATGCGTCCGGGTACGGTAATGGTGGACGTAGCGGTAGACCAAGGTGGTTGCTTTGAAACTACCCGTGCCACTACCCACGAAAACCCTACGTACATTATTGACGATGTGGTACACTATTGCGTAGCCAACATGCCGGGTGCGGTGCCTTATACTTCTACGCTGGGTCTGACCAATGCTACGCTGCCTTATGTTACCCAACTGGCCGACAAAGGCTGGAAAAAAGCTTGTTTGGACAACCGCGAATTGATGCTGGGGCTGAATGTGGTACAAGGGAAAGTAGTTTACAAAAACGTAGCCGACGACTGGGGCTTGCCTTACCACGATGTAGCAACCGTTTTGAACTAA
- the trpB gene encoding tryptophan synthase subunit beta: protein MIPETITSPFQVDEKGYYGQFGGAYIPELLYPNIAELAENYLRYIQSPDFQEEFNNLLRDYVGRPTPLYFASRLSEKYNTRVYLKREDLCHTGAHKINNTIGQILLAKRLGKRKIVAETGAGQHGVATATVCALMGLDCIVYMGAVDIERQAPNVARMRMLGAEVRAAMSGSRTLKDATNEAMRHWINNPTDTHYIIGSVVGPHPYPDMVARFQSVISTEIRRQLAEKTGSELPDYVLACVGGGSNAAGAFYHFMDEPSVKLIALEAAGKGVNSGHSAATTALGKPGILHGSKSLLMQSPDGQVIEPYSISAGLDYPGIGPLHAHLFTTGRATFVPVTDEEAMEAGLLCSRLEGIIPAIETAHALAYLEKLNAAPDETVIICLSGRGDKDLQTYINWFGDRLKK, encoded by the coding sequence ATGATACCGGAAACCATTACTTCGCCTTTTCAGGTAGATGAAAAAGGCTACTACGGGCAATTTGGCGGGGCGTACATCCCCGAATTGCTTTATCCGAACATTGCGGAACTGGCAGAGAATTACCTCCGCTACATCCAATCGCCTGATTTTCAGGAAGAATTTAACAATTTACTGCGCGACTACGTGGGCAGACCGACCCCATTGTATTTTGCTTCGCGTCTGTCCGAAAAATACAATACTCGTGTCTATCTGAAACGAGAAGATTTGTGCCATACAGGTGCTCATAAGATTAACAATACCATCGGGCAAATTTTGCTGGCCAAACGATTGGGCAAACGCAAAATCGTAGCCGAAACGGGCGCAGGGCAGCACGGAGTAGCCACCGCCACCGTTTGCGCACTGATGGGGCTGGACTGCATCGTTTACATGGGTGCGGTTGATATTGAACGCCAAGCCCCCAACGTTGCCCGTATGCGTATGCTGGGTGCGGAAGTTCGGGCGGCCATGAGCGGCAGCCGCACACTGAAAGATGCTACCAACGAGGCTATGCGCCACTGGATTAACAACCCGACCGACACGCACTACATCATAGGTTCTGTTGTGGGGCCACACCCCTACCCTGACATGGTAGCGCGTTTTCAATCGGTTATCAGTACAGAAATCCGCAGGCAGTTGGCAGAAAAAACGGGCAGCGAATTGCCCGATTACGTACTGGCTTGTGTAGGCGGAGGCAGCAATGCCGCAGGTGCTTTCTATCATTTTATGGATGAACCTTCCGTAAAACTCATTGCGTTGGAAGCAGCAGGCAAAGGAGTAAACAGCGGCCATTCGGCTGCCACTACTGCCTTGGGCAAACCGGGTATTTTGCACGGCAGCAAGTCGCTGCTCATGCAAAGCCCTGACGGACAGGTAATTGAGCCTTATTCTATTTCCGCAGGTTTGGACTATCCGGGTATCGGGCCTCTCCACGCACACCTGTTTACAACAGGCAGAGCCACCTTCGTGCCCGTTACCGACGAAGAAGCAATGGAAGCAGGTTTGCTTTGCAGCCGATTGGAGGGCATTATTCCTGCCATTGAAACGGCACACGCCTTGGCTTATTTGGAAAAACTAAACGCCGCACCCGACGAAACGGTAATTATCTGCCTTTCGGGAAGAGGCGACAAAGACCTGCAAACCTACATCAACTGGTTTGGCGACAGATTAAAAAAATGA
- a CDS encoding M61 family metallopeptidase: MLLEVAYQLPHKHLIDFTLHIPTKEAAVLRLQLPAWRPGRYELQNFARNIQHIYAVSDSGKPLNLKRIARNTWEVATEGAKEITLHYNYFAKQLDAGGSWLDERLLYINWINCTFYVEGRINEPYEVHLHLPEDYRISCGMAMPAPHRLHAADFYELVDSPLLASAHLQHRSYCVEGCNADFHIWLYGDCLPNWDKIITDFQGFTRPQVALFGDFPASDFHFQFIIAPWQVYHGVEHRNSTVIVLGPDADFEEQYFYDNILGIASHELFHFWNVIRIRPKELTPYDLTKEVYFPTGFVIEGLTTFYGDWMLYKGGVWSFERYLEELNAQLKKYAGNFGRKTMSLTAASYDLWTDGYSAGIPHRKVSIYNEGALAAMLLHLWLLDCTQGERSLHDVMQLLWKRYGTNSGGYTLADYKQLVAEVASRPMDDYFDRYIEGTDDIAEAIGRLAHRIYCEAETVPATHSWERRFGMELQKQGNYVLITHIIPGSPADKVVSVKDKILSVNDLVIQDLAETALIMEHFPMVKLTVNRDERIHQVMLEADGAQYFTRTKLRLLPA; the protein is encoded by the coding sequence ATGCTATTAGAAGTTGCCTATCAATTGCCCCATAAGCACCTCATTGACTTTACCTTACACATACCAACAAAAGAGGCAGCGGTACTGCGCCTGCAATTACCCGCTTGGCGGCCGGGACGCTACGAGCTGCAAAATTTTGCCCGAAACATACAGCACATCTATGCGGTATCGGACTCGGGCAAACCGCTGAATCTAAAGCGAATTGCACGCAACACGTGGGAAGTGGCAACCGAAGGCGCAAAAGAGATAACGCTGCACTATAACTACTTTGCCAAACAGTTAGACGCAGGCGGCAGTTGGTTAGACGAGCGGCTGCTTTACATCAACTGGATTAACTGCACATTTTACGTTGAAGGGCGTATCAACGAGCCTTATGAAGTGCACCTGCACCTGCCCGAGGACTACCGCATCAGTTGCGGGATGGCAATGCCTGCACCGCACCGCTTGCACGCTGCCGATTTCTACGAATTGGTAGATTCTCCGTTGCTTGCTTCGGCACATTTGCAGCATCGCAGCTACTGCGTGGAAGGTTGCAACGCCGATTTCCACATTTGGCTGTACGGCGATTGCCTACCCAATTGGGATAAAATAATCACTGATTTTCAAGGATTTACAAGGCCACAAGTGGCGCTTTTCGGCGATTTCCCCGCATCGGATTTCCATTTTCAGTTCATTATTGCCCCTTGGCAGGTTTATCATGGCGTAGAGCACCGCAACTCTACCGTCATAGTGCTTGGCCCCGATGCCGATTTTGAGGAACAGTATTTTTATGACAATATTTTAGGCATTGCTTCGCACGAATTGTTCCACTTCTGGAATGTCATTCGCATTCGCCCGAAAGAACTGACCCCCTATGACCTGACAAAAGAAGTCTATTTTCCCACAGGCTTCGTGATAGAAGGGCTGACGACATTCTACGGCGATTGGATGCTCTACAAGGGCGGCGTATGGAGTTTTGAACGCTACTTGGAAGAACTCAATGCTCAATTGAAAAAATATGCCGGAAATTTCGGCAGAAAAACCATGTCGCTGACAGCTGCAAGCTATGACCTTTGGACAGACGGCTACTCGGCGGGCATTCCGCACCGCAAGGTGTCTATTTACAACGAAGGAGCGCTGGCGGCGATGCTATTGCACCTGTGGCTGCTGGACTGTACGCAGGGCGAGCGTTCGTTGCATGATGTGATGCAACTGCTCTGGAAACGCTACGGCACTAACAGCGGCGGCTACACGCTTGCCGACTATAAACAGTTGGTTGCAGAGGTGGCCTCCCGGCCAATGGATGATTATTTTGACCGATACATTGAAGGAACGGATGATATAGCCGAGGCCATCGGCCGATTGGCACACCGCATCTACTGCGAAGCGGAAACCGTACCTGCCACCCACAGTTGGGAACGACGCTTTGGTATGGAACTGCAAAAACAGGGCAACTATGTACTCATCACGCACATCATCCCCGGTTCACCTGCCGACAAGGTCGTTTCAGTAAAGGATAAAATCCTGTCTGTCAATGATTTAGTTATTCAAGATTTGGCAGAAACTGCCCTTATTATGGAGCACTTCCCGATGGTCAAACTGACGGTCAATCGCGATGAGCGCATCCATCAGGTCATGCTGGAAGCAGACGGAGCGCAATATTTTACGCGCACCAAATTGCGCCTGTTGCCTGCTTAA